The DNA segment TCCAGAAGGAAGTCCCCTCGATCGACATCGTCCCGTGCGACTTGTCCGACTGGAGCGCCACCAGTCGCGCTTTGACCGCCGTCGGCCCCGTCGACCTCCTCGTCAACAACGCCGGACTAGCCATTTTGCAGCCTCTCACAGAAGTGGGAGAGAGCGACGTGGATCAGCTCTTGGGCATCAACGTCAAAGCTCTGATCCACGTGAGCCAGCTCGTGGCCAAGGGTTTGATCGAGAGGAAGGCGCCGGGGTCGATCGTGAACATCTCGTCCCAGGCGTCGATGGCCGGCTTGTTGAACCACACCGTCTACTGCGCCTCCAAAGGTGCGGTCGACGCCTTCACCAGAGCGGCAGCGCTCGAGCTGGGGCCGCACAACATCCGCGTCAACTGCGTTAACCCCACCGTCATCATGACGGCGATGGGGAAGCTGGGGTGGTCCGACCCGAAAGTCGCCGACCCCATGATACAAAAAATCCCTCTCAGGAGGTTCGGCGAGGTGCAGGAAGTCGTGGACGCGGTTTTGTACCTGTTGAGCGACAGGTCCAGCATGATCACCGGGTCGTGTCTTCCTGTAGATGGCGGTTACCTCGCTGTGTAACTCaaacgataataaaaaaataatctcgAAGTGTTTGTTTTCTTGACCAGTCTTCGACAGGACGCGTAACGATGCAGATCTGTTTCTCTGGGAAGAGGGCGCTGGTTACGGGTGCGTCCCGTGGGATAGGGCGCGCGATCGCCGTGGAGTTGGCGGCATGCGGGGCGAAGGTCGTCGCCGTAGGTCGATCGCGTCCAGATCTCGGTACgttcaaacttcaaaaaaaCTTGTCTCAACGCGCCCTTGCAGAGTCGTTGAAGTCTGAGGTTCCCACCGTGGAAATCCTAACCGTCGACATTTCTGACTGGAACAGTACCACTCGAGCTCTGCAAGACCTGGGTCCTGTCGATCTCTTGGTGAACAACGCTGGCGAAGGGATGATCAAGTCGTTGGTCGACGTGGAAGAACAAGATGTCGATCGGTAAAAACTTGCAGACCGTAGAACCAGTCGTGACCGAATCGTTGCAGAATCTTGGCCCTCAACACCAAAGGCTTGATCAACGTGACGAGACTTGTCGCGAGGGATATGATCGCGCGGAAGGCTCCAGGAGCGATCGTGAACGTCTCCTCGCAAGCCTCTTTGGCCGGGCTTCTGCGCCACACAGTCTACGCCGCCAGCAAGGGTGCCGTGGACGCCTTCACCAGAGCGTGCGCACTTGAGTTGGGGCCTCACGGTATCAGAGTCAACGCCGTCAATCCCACAGTCATAATGACCGAAATGGGGCGGAAGTGGTGGACGGAACCCGCTAGAGCTGGAACGATGCTCCACAAGATACCTTTGGGGAGGTAATCGAGAGGGGGCGTCGGGGGTGACTTGTAGATTGTCGTTTGCAGGTTCGGGGAAGTAGCGGAGGTGGTGGACGCGGTTTTGTACCTCTTGAGCGACAAGGCGAGCATGATCACCGGAACTTGTCTCCCCATCGATGGGGGTTTCGTCTCGGCGTAGAAGACCTCGACTCGGCGATGTTTACCTGTTTTCAGACAATTGCATAACTCCAATAAACTGTTTATCTAAATCTAGTGTGGTAAATTACGTCAGTCGATTGCTTTTTAATCTACCCTCGTTTTCCATCTTTTTTATCTTCTGTGACGCAGTAAATATTTTGGTCTCGAAATATTCCTCGAACCGGTCCAAAAACAATTTGGCCAAGATTACATGAGGTTATCCGCGtgattttgtgtttatttctTTTGACCTTGCCAGATTGATCTTGTTATCACCTATTCCATAACACCGATGTCGACATCCGTGACCTTCACTTCCCTTCGGAACATTCCACTTCTTCGTAGAGCGTCAACATGGAGATCACGTTCGCCGGGAAGCGTGCTTTGGTTACAGGTGCCACCAAAGGTGCGTTTCCATCCCCGCAAGCTCTCCGATAAACTGAGACTTCTTGCAGGTATCGGGCGCGACATCGCCAAAAGGTTGGTGAAATGTGGGGCGCAGGTCGTCGCGGTGGGTCGCAACCGCCAGCAACTAGGTAAACACGTCGTTCACCTCTTAGACCTCTTTGGAGTGCACTTGCTCTTGCAGAATCGCTAAAGTCGGAGGTACCTTCTGTGGAAGTCATCCC comes from the Tenebrio molitor chromosome 9, icTenMoli1.1, whole genome shotgun sequence genome and includes:
- the LOC138138701 gene encoding L-xylulose reductase-like, whose protein sequence is MQICFSGKRALVTGASRGIGRAIAVELAACGAKVVAVGRSRPDLESLKSEVPTVEILTVDISDWNSTTRALQDLGPVDLLVNNAGEGMIKSLVDVEEQDVDRILALNTKGLINVTRLVARDMIARKAPGAIVNVSSQASLAGLLRHTVYAASKGAVDAFTRACALELGPHGIRVNAVNPTVIMTEMGRKWWTEPARAGTMLHKIPLGRFGEVAEVVDAVLYLLSDKASMITGTCLPIDGGFVSA
- the LOC138138698 gene encoding L-xylulose reductase-like, which codes for MEIHFRGKRALVTGASQGIGRDIVKQLAQGGAKVVAVARNKDLLESLQKEVPSIDIVPCDLSDWSATSRALTAVGPVDLLVNNAGLAILQPLTEVGESDVDQLLGINVKALIHVSQLVAKGLIERKAPGSIVNISSQASMAGLLNHTVYCASKGAVDAFTRAAALELGPHNIRVNCVNPTVIMTAMGKLGWSDPKVADPMIQKIPLRRFGEVQEVVDAVLYLLSDRSSMITGSCLPVDGGYLAV